One genomic window of bacterium includes the following:
- a CDS encoding HNH endonuclease signature motif containing protein — protein LSVRSLAEVVRRVSTPVKPVAASTVCPVPVAQEPTAAPKPSFVTIAFHAERFAVWEAWLAAARIAAPGAPTDELLAGLIDQGGAAIVIRLVIQQCPDCRSSMIATSRGDLAVTGALLARAVCEAERQGPDGSLRRAVPPRMRRLVLTRDGHRCQAEGCGRAQHLHVHHRTPIEEGGRATLDNLITLCGRCHRALHEREAALKAAAGDPAG, from the coding sequence CTGTCGGTGCGCTCGCTGGCCGAAGTGGTCAGGCGGGTTTCCACGCCCGTGAAGCCGGTTGCGGCATCGACGGTATGTCCTGTGCCTGTCGCTCAAGAGCCGACTGCCGCGCCGAAACCAAGCTTTGTCACCATCGCCTTCCACGCGGAACGTTTCGCGGTCTGGGAAGCCTGGCTCGCCGCTGCGCGAATCGCGGCACCGGGTGCGCCGACGGACGAACTCCTGGCTGGGTTGATCGATCAGGGTGGTGCGGCGATCGTCATACGCCTCGTGATCCAGCAATGTCCGGACTGTCGCTCGTCCATGATCGCCACATCCCGCGGCGACCTGGCCGTGACCGGCGCGCTCCTGGCGCGCGCTGTCTGCGAGGCCGAGCGGCAGGGTCCCGACGGGAGCCTGCGCCGGGCAGTGCCGCCGCGGATGCGGCGCCTCGTCCTAACCCGCGATGGTCATCGCTGCCAGGCGGAAGGATGCGGCCGCGCCCAGCACCTGCATGTCCATCACCGCACACCGATCGAAGAGGGGGGGCGTGCGACCCTCGACAACCTGATCACGCTCTGCGGCCGCTGCCATCGGGCGCTGCACGAACGCGAGGCGGCCCTGAAAGCCGCCGCAGGCGACCCGGCTGGTTGA